From a single Cnuibacter physcomitrellae genomic region:
- a CDS encoding DivIVA domain-containing protein yields MSSPFPHTRGSKLGYDTDEVDEFLARAREAYDTRASGGGPAISSDLVRRTAFTMRKGGYFPPAVDAALERLEDAFALRERDQAWTKAGDEAWFANARSRAREILNRIERPDGQKFTRAGFLRIGYHPKDVDAFAYHLVQYFRAGADLSVTDVRTITFRSKRGGYDEAQVDALLDAVVDVMLAVR; encoded by the coding sequence GTGAGCAGCCCCTTCCCGCATACCAGAGGCTCCAAGCTCGGATACGACACCGACGAGGTCGACGAGTTCCTCGCCCGCGCGCGGGAGGCGTACGACACCCGCGCCTCCGGGGGCGGCCCGGCCATCTCCAGCGACCTCGTGCGCCGGACGGCCTTCACCATGCGCAAGGGCGGGTACTTCCCTCCCGCCGTCGACGCGGCCCTCGAACGCCTCGAGGACGCCTTCGCGCTGCGCGAGCGCGACCAGGCGTGGACGAAGGCCGGCGACGAGGCCTGGTTCGCGAACGCGAGATCGCGGGCGCGGGAGATCCTCAACCGGATCGAGCGGCCCGACGGCCAGAAGTTCACCCGCGCGGGCTTCCTCCGCATCGGCTACCACCCGAAGGACGTCGACGCCTTCGCGTACCACCTCGTGCAGTACTTCCGCGCCGGCGCGGACCTGTCGGTGACCGACGTCCGCACGATCACCTTCCGCTCCAAGCGGGGCGGCTACGACGAGGCGCAGGTCGACGCGCTCCTCGACGCCGTGGTCGACGTGATGCTCGCCGTCCGCTGA
- a CDS encoding phosphatidate cytidylyltransferase translates to MADETEPSRPNPGRRGRPLSRNEFQAQVKAGRERFEEANQKITARTGRNLLYAILIGVAMGAVLVVSLVLIKEVFMVLAAAVTAFCTLELIMAFRKATSVHVPRIPSMLTAIAVVPAAYYWQAPGQWLVFLGGVVLIALWRLAEAALRRPAAAGVGLARDLAVGTFVQVYVSFLGSTAILLLSKDGGQWWVLAFIAVVVLTDTGAYATGLNFGKHPMAPTISPKKTWEGFAGAVVIAVVGGVLLSVFLLGEPWWFGLLFGLLISLTATVGDLCESLLKRDIGVKDMSSWLPGHGGLLDRLDSILPSAAVAYVLYVLITR, encoded by the coding sequence ATGGCCGACGAGACAGAGCCGTCCCGCCCGAACCCGGGTCGGCGCGGGCGTCCGCTCTCGCGGAACGAGTTCCAGGCCCAGGTGAAGGCCGGCCGCGAACGGTTCGAGGAGGCCAACCAGAAGATCACCGCGCGCACCGGTCGCAACCTGCTCTACGCGATCCTCATCGGCGTGGCCATGGGCGCGGTGCTCGTGGTGAGCCTGGTGCTCATCAAAGAGGTCTTCATGGTGCTCGCCGCCGCGGTGACGGCGTTCTGCACCCTCGAGCTCATCATGGCGTTCCGCAAGGCGACGTCGGTGCACGTGCCCCGCATCCCGTCGATGCTCACCGCGATCGCCGTCGTCCCGGCCGCGTACTACTGGCAGGCCCCCGGGCAGTGGCTGGTGTTCCTCGGCGGAGTCGTGCTGATCGCGCTCTGGCGTCTCGCCGAGGCGGCCCTCCGGAGACCGGCGGCGGCCGGGGTGGGGCTCGCCCGCGATCTCGCCGTGGGCACCTTCGTGCAGGTCTACGTCTCGTTCCTCGGCAGCACCGCCATCCTGCTGCTGTCGAAGGACGGCGGGCAGTGGTGGGTGCTGGCCTTCATCGCCGTGGTGGTGCTCACCGACACCGGTGCGTACGCCACGGGCCTGAACTTCGGCAAGCATCCCATGGCGCCGACGATCAGCCCCAAGAAGACCTGGGAGGGCTTCGCGGGAGCGGTGGTCATCGCGGTAGTCGGGGGAGTGCTGCTCTCGGTCTTCCTGCTGGGGGAGCCGTGGTGGTTCGGCCTCCTGTTCGGGCTTCTCATCTCCCTCACGGCGACGGTGGGCGATCTCTGCGAATCGCTCCTCAAGCGGGACATCGGCGTCAAGGACATGAGCTCGTGGCTCCCGGGCCACGGCGGCCTCCTCGATCGCCTCGACTCGATCCTCCCGTCGGCCGCGGTGGCGTACGTGCTGTACGTCCTCATCACGCGCTGA
- the frr gene encoding ribosome recycling factor, translating to MISDVLSDATERMSKAVDVAKEDFATVRTGRANPALFQKILVSYYGTPTPLAQLASLQNPEARTLVVTPYDKSALRDIEQAIRDQPNLGANPTNDGTLIRVTLPELTEERRKEFVKIVRTKAEDGKVSIRNIRRKAKDDLDALKSEVGDDEVARGEKELESLTKKYVDSIDEALKRKEAELLEV from the coding sequence GTGATCAGCGATGTGCTGTCCGACGCGACCGAGCGAATGAGCAAGGCCGTCGACGTGGCCAAGGAAGACTTCGCGACCGTGCGGACGGGCCGGGCCAACCCCGCGCTCTTCCAGAAGATCCTCGTCTCGTACTACGGCACGCCCACGCCGCTGGCGCAGCTGGCGTCGCTGCAGAACCCCGAGGCCCGCACGCTCGTCGTCACCCCGTACGACAAGAGCGCGCTGCGCGACATCGAGCAGGCCATCCGCGACCAGCCGAACCTCGGGGCGAACCCCACCAATGACGGCACGCTCATCCGCGTCACGCTTCCCGAGCTCACGGAGGAGCGCCGCAAGGAGTTCGTGAAGATCGTGCGCACCAAGGCCGAGGACGGCAAGGTCTCCATCCGCAACATCCGTCGCAAGGCGAAGGACGACCTCGACGCGCTCAAGAGCGAGGTGGGCGACGACGAGGTGGCTCGCGGCGAGAAGGAGCTCGAGTCGCTGACCAAGAAGTACGTCGACTCGATCGACGAGGCGCTCAAGCGCAAGGAAGCGGAACTGCTCGAGGTCTGA
- the pyrH gene encoding UMP kinase, producing the protein MPEPSKRRVLLKLSGEAFGGGALGVNPDVVSSLAREIARASEQVEIAIVVGGGNFFRGAELSQRGMDRGRADYMGMLGTVMNALALQDFLEQAGAETRVQSAISMTQVAEPYIPRRAIRHLEKGRVVIFGAGAGLPYFSTDTVAAQRALEILADEVLVAKNGVDGVYDADPRTNPDATKLTTVTYNEALQQGLKVVDSTAFSLCMDNGMPMHVFGMEPAGNVEKAILGARIGTLVSNSD; encoded by the coding sequence ATGCCAGAGCCGAGCAAGCGAAGGGTCCTTCTGAAGCTCTCCGGAGAAGCGTTCGGCGGGGGAGCGCTCGGGGTCAACCCCGACGTCGTGTCGTCGCTCGCCCGCGAGATCGCGCGGGCCTCCGAGCAGGTCGAGATCGCCATCGTGGTCGGCGGAGGCAACTTCTTCCGCGGCGCGGAGCTGTCGCAGCGCGGCATGGACCGGGGACGCGCCGACTACATGGGCATGCTGGGCACCGTGATGAACGCGCTGGCTCTCCAGGACTTCCTGGAGCAGGCGGGCGCCGAGACGCGTGTGCAGTCGGCGATCTCGATGACCCAGGTCGCGGAGCCCTACATCCCACGGCGGGCTATCCGGCATCTCGAGAAGGGCCGCGTCGTCATCTTCGGCGCCGGCGCCGGACTGCCGTACTTCTCCACCGACACGGTCGCCGCGCAGCGGGCGCTCGAGATCCTCGCCGACGAGGTGCTCGTGGCGAAGAACGGCGTCGACGGCGTCTACGACGCCGACCCCCGCACCAACCCCGACGCCACGAAGCTGACGACCGTCACCTACAACGAGGCCCTCCAGCAGGGACTCAAGGTGGTCGACTCGACGGCCTTCAGCCTCTGCATGGACAACGGCATGCCCATGCACGTCTTCGGGATGGAGCCGGCGGGCAACGTCGAGAAGGCGATCCTCGGAGCCCGCATCGGCACGCTCGTGTCGAACTCGGACTGA
- the tsf gene encoding translation elongation factor Ts: MANISLADVKTLRERLGTGMVDTKNALVEADGDMEKAVEILRLKGAKGNAKRADRSTSEGLVAAKENGNGTATLIELACETDFVAKGDKFVALADKVLDAVAASGASTVDEALAAPAGSQTVAELIGDEAAILGEKIELRRVALVKGEAFAIYLHKTSKDLPPQVGVVVGYTGSDADTARSIAQHISFADPQYISRDEVPADVVEKEREIVTEISRNEGKPEAALPKIVEGRLGAFFKQVALLDQEYAKDNKLSVSKVLSDAGLTVTGFARFKVGA, encoded by the coding sequence ATGGCAAACATCAGCCTGGCTGACGTCAAGACGCTCCGCGAGCGTCTCGGCACCGGAATGGTCGACACGAAGAACGCTCTCGTCGAGGCCGACGGCGACATGGAGAAGGCGGTCGAGATCCTCCGCCTCAAGGGCGCCAAGGGCAACGCGAAGCGTGCCGACCGCTCCACCAGCGAGGGCCTCGTGGCCGCGAAGGAGAACGGCAACGGCACCGCGACGCTCATCGAGCTCGCGTGCGAGACCGACTTCGTCGCCAAGGGCGACAAGTTCGTCGCGCTGGCCGACAAGGTCCTCGACGCGGTCGCCGCGTCGGGCGCGTCCACCGTCGACGAGGCCCTGGCCGCCCCCGCGGGCAGCCAGACCGTCGCCGAGCTCATCGGTGACGAGGCCGCGATCCTCGGCGAGAAGATCGAGCTCCGTCGCGTGGCCCTGGTCAAGGGCGAGGCGTTCGCGATCTACCTGCACAAGACCTCGAAGGACCTCCCGCCCCAGGTCGGCGTGGTCGTGGGCTACACCGGGTCGGATGCGGACACCGCTCGTTCGATCGCTCAGCACATCTCGTTCGCCGACCCGCAGTACATCTCGCGCGACGAGGTGCCGGCCGACGTCGTCGAGAAGGAGCGCGAGATCGTCACCGAGATCTCCCGCAACGAGGGCAAGCCCGAGGCCGCCCTGCCGAAGATCGTCGAGGGTCGCCTCGGCGCGTTCTTCAAGCAGGTCGCCCTGCTCGACCAGGAGTACGCGAAGGACAACAAGCTCAGCGTGAGCAAGGTCCTCTCCGACGCGGGCCTGACCGTGACCGGCTTCGCCCGGTTCAAGGTCGGCGCCTAG
- the rpsB gene encoding 30S ribosomal protein S2 — translation MAVVTIRQLLDSGVHFGHQTRRWNPKMKRFIFTERSGIYIIDLQQSLAYIDRAYDFVKETVAHGGTILFVGTKKQAQESIAEQATRVGQPYVNQRWLGGLLTNFSTVSKRLARMKELEELDFEDGSKSGFTKKELLIKRRELDKLHKSLGGIRNLTKTPSALWVVDTKKEHLAIDEAKKLGIPVIGILDTNCDPDEVAYPIPGNDDAIRSVALLTRIVADAAAEGLIQRHQKPEEGEPAEPLAEWERELLQASETPASEAERIEAVDGLVTGTEDAEAVAEVIAAETPTEENDADAVAAAHDAEADPNLVPEHHVESDAETEAKIEAEATEAEKRPAK, via the coding sequence ATGGCCGTCGTCACCATCCGCCAGCTGCTCGACAGCGGCGTGCACTTCGGGCACCAGACCCGCCGTTGGAACCCGAAGATGAAGCGCTTCATCTTCACCGAGCGTTCCGGCATCTACATCATCGACCTGCAGCAGTCGCTGGCCTACATCGACCGCGCCTACGACTTCGTCAAGGAGACGGTCGCCCACGGCGGCACCATCCTCTTCGTCGGCACCAAGAAGCAGGCGCAGGAGTCCATCGCCGAGCAGGCGACCCGCGTGGGCCAGCCCTACGTCAACCAGCGCTGGCTGGGCGGTCTGCTGACCAACTTCAGCACCGTCTCCAAGCGCCTCGCCCGCATGAAGGAGCTCGAGGAGCTCGACTTCGAGGACGGCTCGAAGAGCGGCTTCACCAAGAAGGAGCTGCTCATCAAGCGCCGCGAGCTCGACAAGCTCCACAAGTCGCTGGGCGGCATCCGCAACCTGACGAAGACCCCGTCGGCGCTCTGGGTGGTCGACACCAAGAAGGAGCACCTCGCCATCGACGAGGCGAAGAAGCTCGGCATCCCGGTGATCGGCATCCTCGACACCAACTGCGACCCCGACGAGGTCGCCTACCCGATCCCGGGCAACGACGACGCGATCCGCTCCGTCGCGCTGCTCACCCGCATCGTCGCCGATGCCGCGGCCGAGGGTCTCATCCAGCGTCACCAGAAGCCCGAGGAGGGCGAGCCCGCCGAGCCTCTGGCCGAGTGGGAGCGCGAGCTCCTCCAGGCCTCCGAGACGCCGGCCAGCGAGGCCGAGCGCATCGAGGCTGTCGACGGTCTCGTCACCGGCACCGAGGACGCCGAGGCCGTGGCCGAGGTCATCGCCGCCGAGACGCCGACCGAGGAGAACGACGCCGACGCCGTGGCCGCCGCGCACGACGCCGAGGCCGACCCGAACCTGGTCCCCGAGCACCACGTCGAGAGCGACGCCGAGACCGAGGCGAAGATCGAGGCCGAGGCGACCGAGGCCGAGAAGCGTCCCGCCAAGTAA
- a CDS encoding sugar porter family MFS transporter produces the protein MSDSTAGSQQTGTASARPAGALEKKLRRKILALSIAAALGGFLFGFDSSVINGAVQAIEADFGLTDLPLLSGFVVACALLGCAIGAWFAGRIADRIGRIPVMLIGSALFLISSVGSAFAFATWDLIIWRVLGGLGIGIASVIAPAYISEIAPKAVRGSLASLQQLAITLGIFAALLSNALIAGAAGGANEPFWFNGDAWRWMFAVAVIPAAIYGILALRLPESPRYLAGKGRRDDARRVLASVTTDSEVDNALKEIEDSIAKDKEYARTGSLRGKLLGLMPVVWIGILLSVFQQLVGINVIFYYSTTLWNSVGFDIGNANTSFIISVVTSVINVAVTFIAIFLVDKVGRRPLLLIGSAGMAVSLGAMALAFTQAVPGVDGAAPTLPGAWGIIALAGANLFVVFFGATWGPIVWVLLGEIFPNRIRGKALGVAAAAQWLANFAITETFPGLSGFSLGFTYGLYTLFAVLSFVFVFFAVPETKGRSLESMDDLSPARQRRRERADAQKATTAS, from the coding sequence ATGTCCGATTCGACTGCAGGGTCGCAGCAGACGGGGACCGCTTCGGCGCGTCCTGCCGGAGCGCTCGAGAAGAAGCTGCGCCGGAAGATCCTCGCCCTGTCGATAGCCGCGGCCCTCGGCGGGTTCCTCTTCGGCTTCGACTCCTCCGTGATCAACGGCGCCGTGCAGGCGATCGAGGCCGACTTCGGCCTCACGGACCTGCCGCTGCTGTCCGGCTTCGTCGTCGCGTGCGCCCTCCTCGGCTGCGCCATCGGCGCCTGGTTCGCAGGACGCATCGCCGACCGGATCGGCCGCATCCCCGTCATGCTCATCGGATCCGCCCTGTTCCTCATCAGCTCCGTCGGCTCGGCGTTCGCCTTCGCGACGTGGGACCTCATCATCTGGCGTGTCCTCGGCGGTCTCGGCATCGGCATCGCCTCGGTGATCGCGCCGGCGTACATCTCGGAGATCGCACCGAAGGCCGTCCGCGGCAGCCTCGCCTCGCTGCAGCAGCTGGCGATCACGCTCGGCATCTTCGCCGCTCTGCTCTCGAACGCGCTGATCGCGGGCGCGGCGGGCGGCGCCAACGAGCCGTTCTGGTTCAACGGCGACGCCTGGCGGTGGATGTTCGCGGTCGCCGTGATCCCCGCGGCCATCTACGGCATCCTCGCGCTGCGTCTGCCCGAGTCGCCGCGCTACCTGGCCGGCAAGGGCCGTCGGGACGACGCCCGCCGGGTGCTCGCCTCGGTGACCACCGACTCCGAGGTCGACAACGCGCTCAAGGAGATCGAGGACTCGATCGCCAAGGACAAGGAGTACGCGCGCACCGGATCGCTCCGCGGCAAGCTCCTGGGCCTCATGCCCGTGGTGTGGATCGGCATCCTGCTGTCGGTGTTCCAGCAGCTGGTCGGCATCAACGTGATCTTCTACTACTCCACGACGCTCTGGAACTCCGTCGGGTTCGACATCGGGAACGCGAACACGTCGTTCATCATCTCCGTCGTCACCAGCGTCATCAACGTCGCGGTCACGTTCATCGCGATCTTCCTGGTCGACAAGGTGGGGCGCCGCCCGCTGCTGCTGATCGGCTCGGCGGGCATGGCGGTCTCCCTGGGCGCCATGGCGCTCGCCTTCACCCAGGCCGTCCCCGGCGTCGACGGCGCCGCCCCGACGCTCCCCGGAGCCTGGGGCATCATCGCCCTGGCGGGCGCGAACCTCTTCGTCGTCTTCTTCGGAGCGACCTGGGGCCCGATCGTGTGGGTGCTGCTCGGCGAGATCTTCCCGAACCGCATCCGCGGCAAGGCCCTCGGTGTCGCGGCGGCGGCTCAGTGGCTGGCGAACTTCGCGATCACGGAGACGTTCCCCGGTCTGTCCGGCTTCTCGCTCGGCTTCACCTACGGCCTGTACACGCTCTTCGCGGTGCTGTCGTTCGTGTTCGTCTTCTTCGCCGTGCCGGAGACGAAGGGACGCTCGCTCGAGAGCATGGACGACCTCTCGCCCGCCCGTCAGCGGCGCCGCGAGCGAGCGGACGCTCAGAAGGCCACCACCGCATCCTGA
- a CDS encoding murein hydrolase activator EnvC family protein, protein MLRLALALLLVPGLVLVAPTSASSSVAAPASARVSAPARASAPARVSAPASAVARAGRVAVGRAGWAWPVPGPPVVARGYEAPATRYGAGHRGIDLEVGVGGEVRAPTDGTVAFVGQVAGRPVVALEHDGGYRSSLEPVSSSLAVGDRVARAQPIGVIADGGHCAGCLHFGVRLRGEYLDPRALIVGIPRAVLLPA, encoded by the coding sequence ATGCTCCGTCTCGCCCTCGCGCTCCTGCTCGTCCCGGGTCTCGTCCTCGTCGCCCCCACCTCGGCGTCCTCCTCGGTCGCCGCTCCGGCGTCAGCGCGCGTCTCCGCTCCGGCGCGCGCGTCCGCTCCGGCGCGCGTCTCCGCTCCGGCGTCGGCGGTCGCCCGCGCAGGGCGGGTGGCGGTCGGTCGCGCGGGGTGGGCGTGGCCGGTGCCGGGCCCGCCGGTGGTCGCCCGAGGCTATGAGGCACCGGCGACGCGGTACGGCGCCGGGCACCGCGGGATCGACCTGGAGGTGGGCGTCGGAGGCGAGGTGCGCGCTCCGACCGACGGCACGGTGGCCTTCGTCGGTCAGGTCGCGGGCCGACCGGTGGTCGCCCTCGAGCACGACGGCGGATACCGATCCAGCCTCGAGCCGGTGTCGTCGTCGCTCGCGGTGGGCGACAGGGTGGCGCGCGCGCAGCCGATCGGCGTCATCGCCGACGGCGGACACTGTGCGGGATGCCTGCACTTCGGAGTGCGCCTCCGAGGCGAGTACCTCGACCCGCGCGCGCTCATCGTCGGCATCCCCCGCGCCGTCCTGCTTCCCGCCTAG
- a CDS encoding tyrosine recombinase XerC — protein MLFRDAREAYAEHLRLERGYSPQTVRAYGSDLADLERFAAGRGVSDTSGIDLALLRDWLWDGSQRSLAKATLARRSASAKTFAAWLDRTGREVGGGSARLKAPRPDRTLPRVLGVRAMDGVLDTVQARAKEGDPVAVRDVAVIELLYASGLRVSELVGIDLEDLDLDRRTVRVTGKGSKQRVVPFGRPAQHALADYLARGRRVLLERASAGTAGERTSRVENALFLGARGARLGTRTVYGLVSSLLADVPGSGPSGPHALRHTAATHLLDGGADLRGVQEVLGHASLGTTQIYTHVTIERLRDTYRTAHPRA, from the coding sequence ATGCTGTTCCGGGATGCGCGCGAGGCCTACGCCGAGCACCTCCGGCTGGAACGCGGGTACTCGCCGCAGACCGTGCGGGCGTACGGATCCGACCTCGCCGACCTCGAGCGGTTCGCCGCTGGGCGAGGGGTGAGTGACACCTCGGGGATCGACCTCGCGCTGCTGCGCGACTGGCTCTGGGACGGCTCGCAGCGCTCGCTCGCCAAGGCGACGCTGGCCCGGCGCTCGGCGAGCGCGAAGACGTTCGCCGCGTGGCTCGACCGCACCGGCCGCGAGGTGGGCGGTGGGTCGGCGCGGCTCAAGGCTCCTCGCCCCGATCGGACCCTCCCGCGGGTGCTCGGCGTGCGCGCCATGGACGGGGTGCTCGACACGGTCCAGGCTCGTGCGAAAGAGGGCGACCCCGTCGCGGTCCGCGACGTCGCGGTGATCGAGCTTCTCTACGCCTCGGGGCTTCGCGTCTCGGAGCTGGTCGGCATCGATCTGGAGGACCTCGACCTCGATCGGCGCACCGTCCGCGTGACGGGCAAGGGGTCGAAGCAGCGGGTGGTGCCGTTCGGGCGGCCGGCGCAGCACGCCCTCGCCGACTACCTCGCCAGGGGCAGACGTGTCCTCCTGGAGCGGGCCTCGGCGGGGACCGCGGGCGAGCGCACCTCGCGGGTGGAGAACGCGCTCTTCCTGGGCGCGCGCGGGGCACGGCTCGGCACCCGGACCGTGTACGGTCTCGTGTCGTCGTTGCTGGCGGACGTCCCGGGGTCGGGGCCGTCCGGGCCGCATGCGCTCAGGCACACCGCCGCCACGCACCTGCTCGACGGCGGCGCGGACCTCCGCGGCGTGCAGGAGGTGCTCGGACACGCGAGCCTCGGCACCACCCAGATCTACACGCACGTCACCATCGAGCGCCTCCGCGACACCTACCGCACCGCCCACCCGCGCGCCTAG
- a CDS encoding phosphodiesterase — protein MAQYGRPLHTIAHISDTHFLADRKPLYGAVDTDATLTRLFEQFDRSGIRPELLVFTGDIADLGEADAYRRIRSIVDPAAERLGARVLWVMGNHDDRSRVRTELLDEEPGTDPVVTSVRIGGLRVIALDTSVPGYHHGELQASQLEWLRAELAEPAPEGTIVALHHPPIPTTLPLMPILELQRQHELDDVLRGTDVRAVLGGHLHYSTTSLFAGVPVSVAAATCYTMDLTGAAGALSGVDGGQSFSLVQVYDDRIVHSTIPIGDYAVVSGFDAAFVDRMESLDDEGRIAAFSRHPDRA, from the coding sequence ATGGCTCAGTACGGTCGGCCCCTTCACACCATCGCCCACATCAGCGACACGCACTTCCTCGCCGATCGGAAGCCGCTCTACGGCGCGGTCGACACCGACGCGACGCTCACCCGGCTGTTCGAGCAGTTCGACCGCTCCGGCATCCGGCCCGAGCTGCTGGTCTTCACCGGCGACATCGCCGATCTCGGCGAGGCCGACGCGTATCGTCGCATCCGGTCGATCGTCGACCCCGCCGCCGAGCGGCTCGGGGCACGGGTCCTCTGGGTCATGGGCAACCACGACGACCGGTCCCGGGTCCGCACCGAGCTCCTCGACGAGGAGCCGGGCACCGACCCGGTGGTCACGAGCGTCCGGATCGGCGGTCTGCGCGTCATCGCCCTCGACACCAGCGTGCCGGGGTACCACCACGGAGAGCTCCAGGCGTCGCAGCTCGAGTGGCTGCGGGCCGAGCTGGCCGAGCCGGCCCCCGAGGGCACCATCGTCGCGCTCCACCACCCGCCCATCCCCACCACTCTGCCGCTCATGCCGATCCTCGAGCTGCAGCGCCAGCACGAGCTCGATGACGTGCTGCGCGGGACCGACGTCCGGGCCGTGCTGGGCGGCCATCTGCACTACTCGACGACGAGCCTGTTCGCGGGGGTGCCGGTGTCGGTCGCCGCAGCGACCTGCTACACGATGGACCTCACGGGCGCCGCCGGCGCGTTGAGCGGCGTCGACGGCGGGCAGTCGTTCTCGCTGGTGCAGGTGTACGACGACCGCATCGTCCACTCGACCATCCCGATCGGCGACTACGCGGTCGTCTCCGGCTTCGACGCCGCCTTCGTGGATCGGATGGAGTCTCTCGACGACGAGGGCCGGATCGCCGCCTTCTCGCGCCACCCCGACCGGGCCTGA
- the dprA gene encoding DNA-processing protein DprA, translating to MTVYQLDAAMVRDAVTAARPDSPDDEEAVSSAFARAAWSVLCEPGDGVAGDVVAACGADRALSLLLERADPQRWLDAGGGRLDVGAAEVAAGIERWSPRLSARGVVSALTSAARLGARLVLPGDAAWPSGADDLGRHAPLALWVRGRLAALEPPGGSVAVVGSRDSTAYGEHMAIEIAGGLGDRGFSVVSGAAYGIDAAAHRAALAVKRTTVAFVAGGVDRAYPAGHRDLLTRIAAYGAVVAELPCGASPTRWRFLQRNRLIAACSQAVVVVEAGRRSGSLNTAGHAAALGRPLGAVPGPATSALSAGCHRLLREYDAACVTSADEVAELALGRLPTEQPTLLEGMADDPDAVRVLDALSPRSARAADELARRTGLAPRTVAATLGLLALGGRVRESATGWVRA from the coding sequence ATGACGGTCTACCAGCTGGACGCGGCGATGGTCCGCGACGCGGTGACCGCTGCGCGTCCGGACTCGCCCGACGACGAGGAGGCCGTGTCCTCGGCCTTCGCCCGTGCCGCCTGGTCGGTCCTCTGCGAACCCGGAGACGGTGTCGCGGGCGACGTGGTCGCCGCGTGCGGGGCCGATCGGGCGCTCTCGCTCCTGCTCGAACGAGCCGACCCGCAACGCTGGCTCGATGCGGGCGGGGGCCGACTCGACGTCGGCGCGGCGGAGGTCGCGGCGGGCATCGAGCGCTGGTCGCCCCGGCTGTCGGCACGCGGTGTCGTGTCCGCGCTCACCTCCGCGGCGCGGCTCGGCGCCCGGCTCGTCCTCCCGGGCGACGCCGCGTGGCCCTCGGGCGCCGACGACCTCGGACGGCACGCGCCCCTCGCGCTCTGGGTGCGCGGAAGGCTCGCCGCCCTCGAGCCGCCGGGCGGAAGCGTGGCGGTGGTCGGCTCGCGCGACTCCACCGCCTACGGCGAGCACATGGCGATCGAGATCGCGGGCGGACTCGGAGACCGCGGCTTCTCGGTCGTCTCCGGGGCGGCCTACGGGATCGACGCCGCGGCGCACCGCGCGGCCCTCGCGGTCAAGCGCACCACCGTCGCCTTCGTCGCGGGCGGTGTCGACCGCGCCTACCCGGCCGGACATCGCGACCTGCTGACGCGGATCGCCGCGTACGGCGCCGTCGTCGCCGAGCTCCCGTGCGGCGCGTCCCCCACACGCTGGCGGTTCCTCCAGCGCAACAGGTTGATCGCGGCCTGCTCGCAGGCGGTGGTGGTCGTCGAAGCGGGCAGGCGATCCGGTTCGCTCAACACCGCGGGGCACGCCGCCGCGCTGGGACGTCCGCTCGGCGCGGTGCCGGGGCCCGCCACGAGCGCGCTCTCCGCGGGATGCCACCGCCTGCTGCGCGAGTACGACGCGGCCTGCGTCACGAGCGCAGACGAGGTGGCAGAGCTGGCGCTGGGACGGCTCCCGACCGAGCAGCCCACCCTGCTCGAGGGGATGGCCGACGATCCCGACGCGGTGCGGGTGCTCGATGCCCTGAGCCCGCGCTCGGCGCGTGCCGCCGACGAGCTCGCGCGGAGGACGGGCCTCGCGCCGCGCACCGTGGCGGCCACGCTCGGGCTCCTGGCGCTCGGCGGTCGGGTCCGCGAGAGCGCGACCGGGTGGGTCCGAGCGTGA